In a single window of the Methylococcus sp. Mc7 genome:
- a CDS encoding carbohydrate ABC transporter permease — translation MRLSPAFWFVAPALALLAVFFFLPAAAALGLSFTDFDIYALADIRRLRFVGLDNYRRLAGDAEFWTALRNTLYFVAVGGPLSVLVSLAAALLVNHRLTPFKGLFRSLLFLPVVTTLVAVAVVWRYLYQPRYGVLNYLLSGFGVGPVDWLGDPDWAMPAIILMAVWKNFGFNMIVFVAGLQSIPESLYEAASIDGAGARQRFFHITLPLLAPTFLFVAVITMIGHFQLFAEPYVMTQGGPAGSTLSLALLMYQQGFRWWNLGYASAIAFVLFGLVLGLTVLAAGLRKPRGAAEEDSESRSLPKP, via the coding sequence GTGAGGCTCAGTCCGGCCTTCTGGTTCGTAGCGCCGGCGCTGGCACTGCTCGCCGTGTTCTTCTTCCTGCCGGCCGCGGCGGCGCTGGGCCTCAGCTTCACCGATTTCGACATCTACGCCCTCGCCGACATCCGCCGGCTCCGGTTCGTGGGGTTGGACAATTACCGCCGGCTGGCGGGCGATGCGGAATTCTGGACGGCGTTGCGGAACACCCTGTATTTCGTGGCCGTGGGAGGTCCGTTGTCCGTACTGGTATCGCTGGCGGCTGCCTTGCTGGTCAATCACCGCCTGACCCCGTTCAAGGGGCTGTTCCGCTCCCTGCTGTTCCTCCCGGTGGTGACGACCCTGGTGGCCGTGGCGGTGGTCTGGCGCTACCTGTACCAGCCGCGCTACGGCGTACTCAACTACCTGCTGAGCGGTTTCGGCGTCGGACCGGTCGACTGGCTGGGCGATCCGGACTGGGCGATGCCGGCGATCATCCTCATGGCGGTGTGGAAGAATTTCGGCTTCAACATGATCGTGTTCGTCGCCGGTCTCCAGAGCATCCCCGAATCGCTGTACGAGGCGGCCAGCATCGACGGTGCCGGCGCCCGCCAGCGGTTCTTCCACATCACCCTGCCGCTGCTCGCGCCGACCTTCCTGTTCGTCGCCGTGATCACCATGATCGGCCATTTTCAATTGTTCGCCGAACCTTATGTGATGACCCAGGGCGGTCCCGCCGGAAGCACGCTCAGTCTCGCCCTCTTGATGTACCAGCAGGGATTCCGCTGGTGGAATCTGGGTTATGCTTCAGCGATCGCTTTCGTGCTGTTCGGCCTGGTGCTGGGTCTGACGGTGCTGGCGGCGGGGCTGAGGAAGCCGCGGGGCGCGGCCGAAGAGGACTCCGAAAGCCGATCCCTGCCCAAACCCTAG
- a CDS encoding MFS transporter — protein MLRQLAALPSTVWLFGLVSLFNDSASELVYPLVPLYLASVLMAGPRALGIIEGIAETVSSLLKLFSGIIADRVRRAKSMVVGGYGLAAASRPLLALASAWPVVLAIRFADRLGKGLRSSPRDAMIAASVSSEQRGLAFGLQRAMDNAGAVIGPLAAAVMLAAEMPIKEIFLWASLPGAVAVLLAVSVKEPARDIRYDGKPLDWDLRKLPRVFRRYLGVLALFTLGNSSNMFLLLRARELGLPEYQVPLLWGATSLVAMLFSTPLSGLSDRVGRVPVIFAGWIVYALFYLCIGLNGAGLALLWPLFALYGLFLAATEGAEKALVADIAPPALLGTAYGWFNLTTGILLLPASMVFGMLWQYASPETAFGFAAACALTAALLLKLWVRDFRISGNAPPKRHESGGDPDVIKAE, from the coding sequence ATGCTCCGACAGCTCGCAGCCCTGCCTTCCACCGTCTGGCTGTTCGGACTGGTGAGCCTGTTCAACGATTCCGCGAGCGAGCTGGTGTATCCCCTCGTCCCGCTCTACCTCGCCTCCGTGCTGATGGCTGGCCCCAGGGCGTTGGGGATCATCGAGGGCATCGCGGAGACCGTAAGCAGCCTGCTCAAGCTGTTTTCCGGCATCATCGCCGACCGGGTGCGCCGGGCCAAGTCGATGGTCGTGGGCGGCTACGGCCTGGCGGCGGCATCGCGTCCTTTGCTGGCGCTGGCGTCCGCCTGGCCGGTCGTTCTGGCCATCCGCTTCGCCGACCGTTTGGGCAAGGGTCTGCGCTCGTCGCCCCGCGATGCCATGATCGCCGCCAGCGTATCCTCCGAGCAGCGCGGTCTGGCGTTCGGATTGCAGCGCGCCATGGACAACGCCGGGGCGGTGATCGGGCCGCTGGCCGCGGCCGTCATGCTGGCGGCGGAAATGCCCATCAAGGAAATCTTTCTCTGGGCTTCGCTCCCCGGCGCCGTGGCGGTTCTCCTGGCCGTTTCGGTCAAGGAGCCGGCGCGGGACATCCGGTACGACGGCAAGCCGCTCGACTGGGATCTGCGGAAGCTTCCCCGGGTCTTCAGGCGCTATCTCGGGGTGCTGGCTTTGTTCACGCTCGGCAATTCGTCCAATATGTTCCTGCTGCTGCGCGCACGCGAGTTGGGTTTGCCGGAATACCAGGTCCCTTTGTTATGGGGCGCGACCTCGCTGGTCGCCATGCTGTTTTCCACGCCGCTTTCGGGGCTGTCCGACCGTGTCGGCCGGGTTCCGGTGATTTTCGCGGGGTGGATCGTCTATGCCTTGTTTTATCTGTGCATCGGGTTGAACGGGGCCGGCCTTGCGCTGCTGTGGCCGCTGTTCGCCTTGTACGGCTTGTTTCTGGCCGCGACCGAAGGCGCGGAAAAAGCGCTGGTTGCCGATATCGCGCCGCCCGCCCTGTTGGGGACGGCTTACGGCTGGTTCAACCTCACCACCGGCATCCTGTTATTGCCGGCGTCCATGGTATTCGGAATGTTGTGGCAATACGCCAGCCCGGAAACCGCCTTCGGTTTCGCCGCCGCTTGCGCGCTGACGGCCGCATTGCTGCTGAAGCTCTGGGTGAGAGACTTCCGAATATCGGGCAACGCCCCCCCAAAACGACATGAATCAGGAGGAGACCCCGATGTCATCAAAGCCGAATAG
- a CDS encoding low affinity iron permease family protein — translation MINTATTIVTFLRVFLIQHTQNRDTEALQVKLDELIRAVERADNTLLDLEELEEEELALMRSKYVSLARDARKERASGKAAQD, via the coding sequence GTGATCAACACGGCGACCACCATCGTCACCTTCCTGAGGGTCTTCCTGATCCAGCACACCCAGAACCGGGACACGGAGGCCTTGCAGGTGAAGCTGGACGAACTGATCCGGGCGGTGGAGCGTGCCGACAATACCTTGCTGGACTTGGAAGAGTTGGAGGAGGAGGAACTGGCGCTGATGCGCAGCAAGTACGTGAGCTTAGCCCGTGATGCCCGCAAAGAGCGGGCAAGTGGAAAAGCCGCGCAAGATTAG
- a CDS encoding carbohydrate ABC transporter permease — translation MRLSSLAFRLTLLTATAATLFPLVWMVSVSLMPAADAIRYPPPLWPKAPTLEHYRALFDRLAVGRYALNSLALAAAVTVLSVLINAAAGYAFARLPFARRDALFRLLLAAMVIPGQVAMLPLFLLLKHLGLINTYAGVIVPGLASIFGIFLVRQYALSIPQSLLDSARLDGAGELRIFWSLVLPLCRPILATLAVFTFLGSWNDFLWPLIVLGDSRLHTLPVALANLMGEHAVDTELMMAGAALTVLPVIILFLAVQRYYLGGLLRGGVKG, via the coding sequence ATGCGTTTGTCCTCCCTGGCCTTCCGGCTGACTCTGCTGACGGCGACCGCGGCGACCCTGTTTCCGCTGGTCTGGATGGTTTCGGTGTCGTTGATGCCGGCGGCCGATGCCATCCGTTATCCGCCCCCGCTATGGCCCAAGGCTCCGACGCTGGAGCATTACCGGGCTTTGTTCGACCGGCTCGCGGTGGGACGGTATGCGCTGAACAGCCTGGCGCTGGCCGCCGCGGTCACCGTGCTGTCGGTGCTGATCAACGCTGCGGCCGGCTATGCCTTCGCCCGCCTGCCGTTCGCAAGGCGGGATGCGTTGTTCCGGCTGCTGCTGGCGGCCATGGTCATTCCCGGCCAGGTGGCCATGCTGCCCTTGTTCCTGCTGCTGAAGCATCTCGGCCTGATCAATACCTACGCCGGAGTGATCGTTCCGGGGCTGGCCAGCATCTTCGGGATATTTCTGGTACGGCAGTATGCGCTGTCGATCCCTCAGAGCCTGCTCGACTCGGCGAGGCTGGACGGAGCGGGGGAGCTGCGCATCTTCTGGTCGCTGGTCCTGCCGCTGTGCCGGCCGATCCTGGCGACCCTCGCGGTCTTCACCTTTCTGGGAAGCTGGAACGATTTTCTCTGGCCGTTGATCGTTCTGGGCGACAGCCGTCTCCATACCCTCCCGGTGGCGCTGGCCAACCTGATGGGCGAGCATGCGGTGGATACGGAGCTGATGATGGCGGGTGCGGCCCTTACGGTGTTGCCGGTGATCATCCTGTTCCTGGCGGTGCAGCGATACTACCTCGGCGGGTTGCTGCGGGGCGGCGTCAAGGGATAG
- a CDS encoding glycerophosphodiester phosphodiesterase family protein, whose product MSKKRRVLGLLLGSSFLVGASCDVMAGKAVLGDNVQLGPRPFFLVNDMTDGKLKSKLLKCSAGPFRKTGFSIGHRGAAMQFPEHTRESYEAAARMGAGIVECDVTFTKDKELVCRHAQNDLHTTTNILTIPELAAKCTKPFTPATFDASGNLLTPASAECRTSDITLAEFKTLRGKMDAFNPRAKTPAEFQGGTANWRTDLYAGPTSGTLMTHKESIALFKKLGVKMTPELKSPAVAMPFDGFSQEDYAQKMIDEYKEALVPASRVFAQSFNKADVLYWIRHEPAFGRQAVYLDDADVVADLPSAAELAQYKAEGINIVAPPIFALLDVDAAGNIVPSEYARNARRAGLDIITWTLERSGILADGNNGFYYQTFDSAVHREGDMMRVLDVLAKEVGILGIFSDWPATVTYYANCMNLR is encoded by the coding sequence ATGTCGAAAAAACGTCGGGTGCTCGGCTTGCTCCTGGGCTCGTCATTCCTGGTCGGGGCCTCTTGCGATGTGATGGCCGGCAAGGCAGTGCTCGGAGACAACGTGCAACTGGGGCCGCGTCCGTTCTTCCTGGTCAATGACATGACGGACGGCAAGCTGAAGAGCAAGCTGCTGAAGTGTTCCGCAGGTCCGTTCAGGAAGACCGGGTTCTCGATCGGCCACCGCGGCGCGGCGATGCAGTTTCCCGAGCATACCCGGGAGTCCTACGAGGCGGCGGCACGCATGGGTGCCGGCATCGTCGAATGCGACGTGACCTTCACCAAGGACAAGGAACTGGTCTGCCGCCATGCGCAGAACGATCTGCACACCACCACCAACATCCTCACCATCCCCGAGCTGGCTGCGAAATGCACCAAGCCGTTCACCCCGGCCACCTTCGACGCCAGCGGCAACCTGCTGACGCCGGCGAGCGCGGAATGCCGCACCAGCGACATTACCCTGGCCGAATTCAAGACGCTCAGGGGCAAGATGGACGCCTTCAACCCCAGGGCGAAGACCCCGGCGGAATTCCAGGGCGGCACGGCCAACTGGCGCACCGATCTTTATGCCGGTCCCACCAGCGGCACGCTGATGACTCACAAGGAAAGCATCGCGTTGTTCAAGAAGCTGGGCGTGAAGATGACGCCCGAGCTCAAGAGTCCCGCCGTGGCGATGCCTTTCGATGGCTTCAGCCAGGAAGACTATGCGCAGAAGATGATCGACGAGTACAAGGAAGCGCTGGTTCCGGCCAGCAGGGTTTTTGCCCAATCCTTCAACAAGGCGGACGTGCTGTACTGGATCCGGCATGAGCCCGCCTTCGGCAGACAGGCCGTGTACCTGGACGACGCCGACGTGGTGGCCGACCTGCCCAGTGCCGCCGAACTGGCGCAGTACAAAGCCGAAGGCATCAACATCGTCGCGCCGCCGATCTTCGCCCTGCTGGACGTGGATGCCGCCGGGAACATCGTGCCGTCGGAGTACGCCAGGAACGCGAGGCGTGCCGGTCTGGACATCATCACCTGGACGCTGGAGCGTTCCGGCATCCTCGCGGACGGCAACAACGGCTTTTATTACCAGACCTTCGACTCGGCGGTCCATCGCGAAGGCGACATGATGCGTGTGCTCGACGTGTTGGCCAAGGAGGTCGGCATTCTGGGTATTTTCTCCGACTGGCCGGCGACGGTGACGTATTACGCCAACTGCATGAATCTGAGATAA
- a CDS encoding S8 family serine peptidase, whose translation MNRPLIFRALAALGAAGFFLIAASGPVAATPWTPTVWKDNGKLRHWVRDTNDNFVDDLIEARTDSAAVIVDLNGCVGDPASSPFIAYLKTLGDVVYVGKYLSLVVVAGIDRDEARQIGARPEVAMVELAEKGRWTWDVYQAAKVRASTAYAQTLESGFGWPGTLNGSGANVAILDTGVGVAYDASFRHGYNALTDAVENPSAEPAGGDHAGYMAQLIYDPANGIARGAGLIDIKIGDGSGPDPAAYVRALEKVYEMHRAWQVHVVSISAAFSGAADGRESWNQLVDLVSGMGVLVVAASGDNAADSPVLTPGAATRALAVATADIHNTVDRANDTATTVQGPRANDLDDDPLDELKPEVVFPMGGSVWLPSNSAATAATAGLAALAFGHNPQLRDFDNAAAANVKDLLIRSAEARDAADTAVAYPQPAATWDSHWGFGEIDAHQVFHNLSNGSQGGVADLTFLGFDGSAHPNPSDPWYYSHAVETESERGGRNIGSGVADRIYARVHNNGPGNAQRVRISFGFYPFTAGIPTFYDLGSQIVDIANGETREVSIAWTPPDLPPGEFHGCVLVTIDYGYDTQFGNRSNVAQKNVRVHDTSSPAKFDFRVENTLPVKATIRLRVENQFADWNVKLSEDKFVLDVHDCARVIQAVVTPTASPPKQDDIVFFVTAQAAPFGTEDFVDIGGVALHARYGGGAGYYSPPWATVATVLILVVALLYLVFRIRRRA comes from the coding sequence ATGAATCGACCGCTGATCTTTCGGGCCCTCGCCGCGCTTGGCGCAGCCGGGTTTTTCCTTATCGCCGCCTCGGGTCCCGTGGCAGCGACTCCCTGGACTCCGACGGTATGGAAGGACAACGGCAAGCTGCGCCATTGGGTTCGCGACACCAACGACAACTTCGTGGATGACCTGATCGAAGCCCGTACCGATTCGGCGGCCGTGATCGTGGATTTGAACGGATGTGTCGGAGACCCTGCCTCGAGTCCCTTCATCGCTTACCTCAAGACCCTGGGCGACGTGGTATATGTCGGCAAATACCTGAGCCTCGTGGTAGTCGCGGGTATCGACCGCGACGAAGCCAGGCAAATCGGGGCGCGGCCCGAAGTCGCGATGGTCGAACTCGCCGAGAAGGGCCGCTGGACCTGGGACGTTTACCAGGCGGCCAAGGTCCGCGCCAGCACGGCTTATGCCCAAACCCTGGAAAGCGGCTTCGGCTGGCCCGGTACCTTGAACGGAAGCGGTGCCAACGTCGCGATTCTCGATACCGGGGTGGGCGTTGCCTACGATGCGTCGTTCCGGCACGGCTACAACGCTCTGACCGATGCCGTCGAAAATCCGTCCGCCGAACCCGCCGGCGGGGATCACGCCGGCTACATGGCTCAACTGATCTACGATCCCGCGAATGGCATCGCCCGCGGCGCTGGGCTCATCGACATCAAGATCGGCGACGGTTCCGGACCCGATCCCGCGGCGTACGTCCGTGCTCTCGAGAAGGTCTACGAGATGCACCGCGCCTGGCAGGTCCATGTCGTCTCCATCTCGGCGGCTTTCAGCGGGGCGGCCGACGGCCGCGAAAGCTGGAACCAGCTCGTCGATCTGGTCTCGGGGATGGGGGTTCTCGTGGTCGCCGCCTCGGGCGACAACGCCGCGGACTCGCCGGTCCTCACGCCGGGCGCGGCGACCCGGGCCCTCGCCGTGGCCACGGCGGACATTCATAACACGGTCGACCGTGCCAACGACACCGCCACGACGGTTCAGGGACCCCGCGCGAACGATCTGGACGACGACCCGTTGGACGAACTCAAGCCGGAGGTCGTTTTTCCGATGGGCGGCTCCGTGTGGCTTCCCTCCAATTCGGCTGCGACCGCCGCCACGGCGGGACTCGCTGCGCTTGCCTTCGGCCATAACCCCCAGTTGAGGGATTTCGACAACGCTGCCGCAGCCAACGTCAAGGACTTATTGATCCGCAGCGCCGAGGCCCGGGATGCCGCCGATACCGCCGTCGCCTATCCGCAGCCGGCCGCAACCTGGGACAGCCATTGGGGCTTCGGGGAGATCGACGCCCACCAGGTTTTCCATAACCTGTCCAACGGCTCCCAAGGAGGGGTGGCCGATCTGACCTTCCTGGGATTCGACGGCAGCGCGCACCCGAATCCCAGCGACCCGTGGTACTACTCTCACGCCGTGGAAACCGAGAGCGAACGCGGGGGGCGCAACATCGGTTCCGGGGTGGCGGATCGCATCTACGCCCGCGTTCACAACAACGGACCCGGAAATGCCCAGCGGGTCCGGATCAGCTTTGGATTCTATCCCTTCACCGCAGGTATCCCCACCTTTTACGACCTTGGCAGCCAGATCGTCGATATCGCAAACGGGGAGACGCGGGAAGTCTCGATCGCATGGACGCCGCCGGACCTGCCTCCCGGCGAGTTTCATGGATGTGTCCTCGTCACCATCGACTATGGCTACGATACCCAATTCGGGAACCGCTCCAACGTCGCTCAGAAAAACGTCCGCGTCCATGACACATCCTCTCCGGCGAAGTTCGATTTCCGCGTCGAAAATACCTTGCCTGTAAAGGCCACCATCCGCCTCCGGGTCGAGAATCAGTTCGCGGACTGGAACGTCAAGCTGAGCGAAGACAAGTTCGTATTGGATGTGCACGACTGCGCCAGGGTCATCCAGGCCGTCGTGACGCCGACGGCTTCGCCGCCGAAGCAGGATGACATCGTGTTCTTCGTGACCGCACAGGCCGCGCCCTTTGGCACCGAGGATTTCGTGGATATCGGCGGCGTGGCTTTGCATGCCCGCTACGGCGGCGGGGCCGGCTATTATTCCCCGCCCTGGGCTACCGTTGCGACCGTCTTGATTCTGGTCGTGGCGCTGCTTTACCTGGTTTTCCGAATCCGGAGGCGTGCTTGA
- a CDS encoding patatin-like phospholipase family protein, producing MSADLNAWKLDKKSKLGLALSGGGFRASLFHIGVLARLAELDLLRHVEVLSTVSGGSIVGAFYYLKVKQLLEGRRLDGLTPSPQAYVTIVQEMEREFVTGVQNNLRTRALLDPLKNARMMLSDDYSRSDRMAELYEEYFYRKIWQDMFPGYQGNIRLKDIKITPAGYQPAFNVRQYNEDEQNHYKIPVMAINATLLNTGESWLFTASYLGLSGDESEDPLRPYSRLRFDDTSLPPKVRAKLDTINLADAVAASACVPVLLSPFAIHDLYREEGKEVVVELVDGGVYDNQGLKTLFREKCTHIICSDASGQPQSDRTPESSASSVGARSNEILMKRVREETLEELRSRKKHGLLKSAACFHLRNTFSGTDQFPNLSEPVDRSDYETDGEVFLLSALRTDLDSFSDIEACALMYDGYCLCDSHLNNGEGLISAPSNPWGFLRVRDLMLRDRAKFIRHLAVGKNMLFKVFFLLGYVGLVMAVLLVSGLLALLWVLSNTGFYQSMWGFCDLLKSPGSLVVVIAVGLLSWLLKKLSHTSGLRFVLDAIRGFRTGNVGGLVFPLAILGAVGSLISYVHVNISDRLFLKLGRL from the coding sequence ATGTCTGCTGATCTCAATGCGTGGAAACTGGACAAAAAAAGCAAGCTTGGATTGGCGCTGTCCGGGGGCGGATTCCGGGCGTCGCTGTTCCACATCGGCGTGCTCGCCAGGCTCGCGGAACTCGACCTGTTGCGACACGTGGAAGTGCTGTCGACGGTATCCGGAGGTTCCATCGTAGGCGCTTTCTATTACCTCAAGGTCAAGCAGCTCTTGGAAGGCCGCAGACTCGACGGGTTGACGCCTTCGCCCCAGGCCTACGTCACGATCGTGCAGGAAATGGAACGTGAATTCGTAACCGGTGTGCAAAACAATCTGCGTACGCGTGCCCTATTGGATCCGTTGAAGAACGCCAGGATGATGCTCAGCGATGATTACTCCCGAAGCGATCGCATGGCGGAGCTCTACGAGGAATATTTTTATAGGAAAATCTGGCAAGACATGTTTCCGGGGTATCAGGGAAATATTCGTTTGAAAGACATAAAAATAACGCCGGCGGGATATCAGCCGGCGTTCAACGTCCGTCAATACAACGAGGATGAGCAGAATCATTATAAGATCCCTGTCATGGCCATTAACGCAACTCTTCTGAACACGGGGGAGTCATGGCTATTCACGGCTTCTTACCTAGGGTTGTCCGGCGATGAATCCGAGGATCCCCTTCGTCCGTATTCGCGGCTCCGCTTTGACGACACAAGCCTGCCACCAAAGGTACGCGCCAAGCTCGATACGATCAACCTTGCCGATGCCGTGGCGGCGTCCGCGTGCGTGCCGGTTCTTCTGTCACCTTTTGCCATTCACGACTTGTATCGGGAGGAGGGAAAGGAGGTCGTCGTCGAACTGGTGGATGGGGGCGTCTATGACAATCAGGGGTTGAAAACGCTGTTCCGCGAAAAGTGTACTCACATCATCTGCAGCGACGCCTCCGGCCAACCCCAAAGCGACCGTACGCCGGAGAGTTCCGCCTCGTCGGTGGGCGCGCGGAGCAACGAAATATTGATGAAACGGGTGCGTGAGGAGACCCTGGAAGAGTTGCGCAGCAGGAAGAAGCATGGGCTGCTCAAATCCGCCGCTTGTTTTCACCTGCGAAATACGTTTTCAGGAACGGATCAGTTTCCAAACCTGAGTGAACCGGTGGACCGTAGCGACTATGAAACCGACGGCGAGGTGTTCCTGTTGTCTGCGCTGCGTACCGATCTGGATTCGTTTTCGGACATCGAGGCATGCGCGCTGATGTATGACGGCTATTGCCTTTGCGACAGCCATCTCAACAATGGCGAGGGTCTAATTTCGGCGCCGTCCAATCCATGGGGGTTTCTGAGAGTTCGCGACTTGATGCTTCGCGACCGGGCGAAATTCATCAGGCACCTTGCCGTTGGCAAGAACATGCTGTTCAAGGTTTTCTTTTTGCTCGGATATGTCGGATTGGTTATGGCTGTGCTGCTGGTATCGGGACTGCTGGCATTGCTCTGGGTGCTGTCCAATACAGGTTTCTATCAATCGATGTGGGGATTCTGCGATCTTCTGAAATCCCCAGGTTCCTTGGTCGTGGTGATCGCGGTCGGTCTGCTGTCATGGCTGTTGAAAAAGCTCTCTCATACATCAGGGCTAAGATTTGTTCTCGATGCCATACGCGGTTTCCGTACCGGCAACGTGGGCGGCTTGGTATTCCCGCTGGCGATTCTCGGGGCGGTGGGGTCGCTGATTTCCTACGTCCATGTGAATATTTCCGATCGGTTGTTTCTGAAGCTCGGAAGGCTATAG
- a CDS encoding bifunctional (p)ppGpp synthetase/guanosine-3',5'-bis(diphosphate) 3'-pyrophosphohydrolase → MKHTHYQSDASKLDAEQLHRLFEQGYPAAQAESIRKALNLAIDAAAKDSEPRPRGVDVGHILLNLKVDAYSVQAALLADPYLRETLPAEFIRVHFDEETVRLLEKVNWLNTFNEYSLQENPGPEQAELLRRMLLSVVNDVRAVLIRLAYRVQRMRILKYQDGGARESIARETLELYAPLAHRLGVGQLKWELEDLSFRYLHPDEYRTLAKSLSTNRAEREVYIQNFMSLLRDELEKLGVNARVSGRPKHLYSIWKKMERKHAQLADLYDLLAVRVMVDTIPTCYTVLGAVHSLWPHIPKEFDDYIANPKDNGYQSLHTVVIGPDDRPVEVQIRTAAMHEFAEYGVAAHWRYKEGGGQDAAFDRSIASLRRLLESEEDNDSLLQDFREEPFGDAIFVLTPRAQVIRLVKGSTPVDFAYAIHTEVGHRCRGAKVNGVMVPLTHPLKSGDKVEILTAKQGGPTLGWLDPRLGYVRTAHARGKIRQWFKQQDHDKHLRAGKAILDKEKHKLQTRDFDLDALARHFHLARPDDVLLAIGRGDIGPGQLAAALQVPGFQPPAPAPTRKPAPATVRGTGEVTVQGVRNLLTHFARCCSPIPGDPIIGYIGVGRGVTIHRQDCPNVVQLPPGKRNRLIDVAWGEETRVFPVDIEVRAFDRKGLLKDVTQVLAHEHINILRTYTETNPRDQGVAMDITIEVHDLGQLSTALEKIGQIHNVQEARRKLHG, encoded by the coding sequence ATGAAGCACACGCACTACCAGTCCGACGCCTCGAAATTGGATGCCGAGCAACTTCACCGGCTGTTCGAGCAGGGCTATCCCGCCGCCCAGGCGGAAAGCATCCGCAAGGCTCTGAACCTCGCCATCGACGCGGCGGCCAAGGATTCCGAACCCCGGCCGCGCGGAGTCGACGTCGGACACATCCTGCTGAATCTGAAGGTCGATGCCTACAGCGTCCAGGCCGCGCTGCTGGCGGACCCTTATCTGCGGGAGACGCTACCGGCGGAATTCATCCGGGTCCATTTCGACGAAGAGACCGTCCGGCTACTGGAAAAGGTCAACTGGCTCAATACCTTCAACGAATATTCGCTGCAGGAGAATCCCGGTCCCGAACAGGCCGAACTGCTGCGGCGCATGCTGCTGTCCGTGGTCAACGACGTCCGCGCCGTGCTCATCCGGCTCGCCTACCGGGTGCAGCGCATGCGCATCCTGAAATACCAGGACGGCGGCGCCCGCGAGTCCATCGCCCGCGAGACCCTGGAACTCTACGCCCCCTTGGCGCACCGCCTGGGCGTCGGCCAGTTGAAATGGGAGCTGGAAGACCTGTCGTTCCGCTACCTGCATCCGGATGAATACCGCACGCTCGCCAAATCCCTGAGCACCAACCGCGCGGAACGCGAAGTCTATATCCAGAATTTCATGAGCCTCCTGAGGGACGAGCTCGAGAAACTCGGCGTCAATGCGCGGGTGTCGGGCCGCCCCAAGCATCTGTACAGCATCTGGAAGAAGATGGAGCGCAAGCACGCCCAACTGGCCGATCTGTACGATCTGCTGGCAGTGCGGGTCATGGTGGACACCATCCCGACCTGCTATACCGTGCTGGGGGCGGTTCACAGCTTGTGGCCGCACATTCCCAAGGAGTTCGACGACTACATCGCCAACCCCAAGGACAACGGCTATCAGTCGCTGCACACCGTCGTCATCGGTCCCGACGACCGTCCGGTGGAAGTCCAGATCCGCACCGCGGCGATGCACGAATTCGCCGAATACGGTGTCGCCGCTCACTGGCGCTACAAGGAAGGCGGCGGGCAGGACGCGGCTTTCGACCGCAGCATCGCCTCACTGCGCCGCCTGCTGGAGAGCGAGGAGGACAACGATTCGCTGTTGCAGGACTTCCGCGAAGAGCCTTTCGGCGATGCGATCTTCGTGCTCACGCCCCGCGCCCAGGTCATCCGCCTGGTCAAAGGCAGCACCCCGGTCGATTTCGCCTACGCCATCCACACGGAAGTGGGCCATCGCTGCCGGGGCGCCAAGGTCAACGGCGTCATGGTGCCGCTGACCCACCCGCTGAAATCGGGGGACAAGGTGGAAATCCTCACCGCCAAGCAGGGCGGCCCGACCCTCGGCTGGCTCGACCCGCGCCTGGGGTATGTGCGGACCGCGCACGCGCGCGGCAAGATCCGGCAGTGGTTCAAGCAGCAGGACCACGACAAGCACCTGCGTGCCGGCAAGGCCATACTCGACAAGGAAAAGCACAAGCTCCAGACCCGGGACTTCGACCTCGACGCCCTGGCGCGCCACTTCCACCTGGCCAGGCCCGACGACGTCCTGCTCGCCATCGGCCGCGGCGACATCGGCCCCGGCCAGTTGGCCGCGGCGCTCCAGGTGCCCGGATTCCAGCCGCCGGCACCCGCCCCGACGCGGAAGCCGGCGCCCGCAACCGTCCGCGGGACCGGCGAAGTGACCGTGCAGGGCGTCAGGAACCTGCTGACCCATTTCGCCCGCTGCTGTTCGCCGATTCCCGGAGATCCGATCATCGGCTACATCGGCGTCGGCCGCGGCGTCACCATCCACCGCCAGGACTGCCCCAACGTCGTCCAGCTTCCCCCAGGCAAACGAAACCGGTTGATCGACGTCGCCTGGGGAGAAGAAACACGGGTGTTCCCGGTCGACATCGAGGTCCGCGCATTCGACCGCAAGGGACTGCTCAAAGACGTCACCCAGGTGCTGGCGCACGAGCACATCAACATTCTGCGGACTTACACCGAGACCAATCCGCGGGACCAGGGCGTCGCCATGGACATCACGATCGAAGTCCACGACCTGGGTCAGCTCAGCACCGCATTGGAAAAGATCGGACAGATTCACAACGTACAGGAAGCGCGGCGCAAATTGCATGGCTAG